From the Solanum lycopersicum chromosome 10, SLM_r2.1 genome, one window contains:
- the LOC101260974 gene encoding plasma membrane-associated cation-binding protein 1, which produces MGYWKAKVLPKIKQIFDKNGPKKTAAAEACKTFDQAKEEYSKEFEEKKTELQPKVVEIYEAAAVEIKSLVKEPKGAGLKKNSDGVQKFLDDLVKIEFPGSKAVSEASSNFGPSYVSGPIIFVFEKVSTFIVTEDKKEEEPAAADDVHAPAATSTEEVAVKVKEKEKEIVIESGEPNKEEAPATVVADVAPATKVEEAPKVV; this is translated from the exons ATGGGATACTGGAAAGCAAAGGTTCTTCCAAAGATCAAGCAGATCTTTGATAAAAATGGACCCAAGAAAACTGCTGCTGCTGAGGCATGCAAGACTTTTGATCAAGCtaag GAGGAATATAGCAAGGAGTTTGAAGAGAAGAAGACTGAGCTTCAACCCAAAGTTGTTGAAATTTATGAAGCTGCTGCAGTTGAGATCAAG aGCTTAGTGAAGGAACCAAAGGGTGCAGGGCTGAAGAAAAACTCAGATGGGGTTCAGAAATTCCTTGATGACCTTGTCAAGATTG AATTTCCGGGATCAAAAGCTGTTAGCGAAGCAAGTTCAAACTTTGGGCCTTCCTATGTATCGGGCCCAATTATTTTTGTGTTCGAAAAAGTTTCCACTTTCATAGTCACAGAAGATAAGAAGGAAGAGGAACCCGCGGCTGCTGATGACGTGCATGCACCAGCCGCCACGTCAACTGAAGAGGTGGCGGTGAAGgtgaaggagaaggagaaggagataGTTATTGAGTCTGGAGAACCAAACAAGGAAGAAGCACCTGCTACTGTTGTTGCTGACGTGGCACCTGCAACTAAGGTGGAAGAAGCACCAAAGGTGGTTTAA